A region of Nocardioides sp. JS614 DNA encodes the following proteins:
- the lipB gene encoding lipoyl(octanoyl) transferase LipB produces MVLSYPDRCPGPAVVHRARSRLERVKLQDVGMVEYVAAWDLQREVHQQVADGNEPDTVLLLEHPPVFTAGKRTEPHERPADPGGAPVIDVDRGGKITFHGPGQLVGYPIVTLPDHVLVVDYVRRLEEALIRACADLGVTTARVPGRSGVWLKAEPGRSEGGGAPLGERKVAAIGIRVSRGVTMHGFALNCDVDLGWYDRFVPCGIADAGVTSLSRELGRDVSVAEATPYVERRLREYLAWAPYDPTPDYEPRPDPAKQPRIELLTP; encoded by the coding sequence ATGGTCCTCTCCTACCCCGACCGGTGCCCCGGGCCCGCCGTCGTCCACAGGGCGCGCAGTAGGCTCGAGCGCGTGAAGCTCCAAGACGTCGGGATGGTCGAGTACGTCGCCGCGTGGGACCTGCAGCGCGAGGTGCACCAGCAGGTCGCGGACGGCAACGAGCCGGACACCGTGCTGCTGCTCGAGCACCCGCCGGTCTTCACCGCCGGGAAGCGCACCGAGCCGCACGAGCGGCCGGCCGACCCGGGCGGCGCGCCGGTCATCGACGTCGACCGCGGCGGCAAGATCACCTTCCACGGCCCCGGCCAGCTGGTCGGCTACCCGATCGTCACCCTGCCCGACCACGTGCTGGTCGTCGACTACGTGCGCCGGCTCGAGGAGGCGCTGATCCGGGCGTGCGCCGACCTGGGCGTCACCACCGCCCGGGTGCCGGGCCGCAGCGGCGTCTGGCTCAAGGCCGAGCCCGGGAGGTCCGAGGGCGGCGGAGCCCCCCTCGGGGAGCGCAAGGTCGCGGCGATCGGCATCCGGGTCAGCCGCGGCGTGACCATGCACGGGTTCGCCCTCAACTGCGACGTCGACCTCGGGTGGTACGACCGGTTCGTCCCCTGCGGGATCGCGGACGCAGGCGTCACCTCGCTGAGCCGCGAGCTCGGTCGCGACGTCAGCGTGGCCGAGGCGACGCCGTACGTCGAGCGGCGGCTGCGCGAGTACCTCGCCTGGGCGCCGTACGACCCCACGCCCGACTACGAGCCGCGCCCCGACCCGGCCAAGCAGCCGCGGATCGAGCTGCTCACTCCCTGA
- a CDS encoding TIGR01777 family oxidoreductase produces MSLTVVIAGASGFLGTHLSRELTERGHDVVALVRRPTSSPSESTWDPYAGGYDRELVERADVVVNLAGSPTIGNPHSRRWARALRESRVTTTRVLASAIAASERKPAFVAGNAIAWYGDHGEQVVTEETQSSGDSLLTRVSREWQDAADPAAAAGARLCVLRTAPVMDRRAAPLKQLQLLTRLGLGARLGDGRQRMAMISLRDWVGGVTHLVEHETAAGPFNVCCPLTPTNAEFTQALARATHRKAFLVAPRFAIRAGAGPLAPEALGSINLRPAALEDAGYRFHDRTVDDVLGAGLT; encoded by the coding sequence ATGTCGCTGACCGTCGTCATCGCCGGCGCCTCCGGCTTCCTCGGCACCCACCTGAGCCGGGAGCTGACCGAGCGCGGCCACGACGTGGTCGCGCTGGTGCGCCGGCCCACGTCGTCGCCGAGCGAGTCGACGTGGGACCCGTACGCCGGCGGCTACGACCGCGAGCTGGTCGAGCGCGCCGACGTGGTGGTCAACCTGGCGGGGTCGCCGACGATCGGCAACCCGCACTCGCGCCGCTGGGCCCGCGCGCTGCGCGAGAGCCGGGTGACCACGACCCGGGTGCTCGCGAGCGCCATCGCCGCGAGCGAGCGGAAGCCGGCCTTCGTCGCCGGGAACGCGATCGCCTGGTACGGCGACCACGGCGAGCAGGTCGTCACCGAGGAGACCCAGAGCAGCGGCGACAGCCTGCTCACCCGCGTCAGCCGCGAGTGGCAGGATGCCGCCGACCCGGCCGCGGCGGCCGGCGCCCGGCTGTGCGTGCTGCGCACCGCCCCGGTGATGGACCGACGGGCGGCGCCGCTCAAGCAGCTGCAGCTGCTCACCCGGCTCGGGCTGGGCGCTCGGCTCGGAGACGGACGACAGCGGATGGCGATGATCTCCCTGCGCGACTGGGTCGGCGGCGTCACCCACCTGGTGGAGCACGAGACGGCCGCCGGCCCGTTCAACGTGTGCTGCCCGCTGACGCCGACCAACGCGGAGTTCACCCAGGCGCTGGCCCGGGCCACCCACCGCAAGGCGTTCCTGGTCGCCCCGCGGTTCGCGATCCGGGCCGGCGCCGGCCCGCTCGCCCCCGAGGCGCTCGGCTCGATCAACCTGCGCCCCGCGGCCCTCGAGGACGCGGGCTACCGGTTCCACGACCGCACGGTGGACGACGTGCTCGGCGCGGGCCTGACCTGA
- the sucB gene encoding 2-oxoglutarate dehydrogenase, E2 component, dihydrolipoamide succinyltransferase, with the protein MATEVNLPALGESVTEGTVTRWLKQVGDSVAVDEPLLEVSTDKVDTEIPSPIAGTLLEIRANEDDTVEVGAVLAVIGDAGESSGDSGGAQAEAQPDPEPEPEAQPEPEPAQEQAQQEAQQPAAEQPAPAAEAKPSGGSGTAVTLPALGESVTEGTVTRWLKSVGDEVAVDEPLLEVSTDKVDTEIPSPVAGTLLEIKVAEDETVEVGAELAVIGSGQAAPAESKPEPTPEPEPEPTPEPEPEPEAAPEPEPAPAPQEQAAPPAPAPAAAAQPTAQPAAQPVASGDGPGYVTPLVRKMAAQHGVDLASVTGTGVGGRIRKQDVLDAAKAQQQAQQQAQQPAQAAPAAPAAPSAPVSSGAPSPLRGTTVKMSRLRKIIATRMVDSLQTSAQLTQVVEVDVTNIARLRDEAKADFLSREGVKLSYLPFFAKAAIDALKHHPALNATIDTEAGEVTYYDRENLAIAVDTEKGLITPVIKDAGDLSIAGLAKKIADVAQRTRTNKIGPDELSGGTFTITNLGSVGALWDTPIVNKPQVAILGPGAVVKRPVVIDDPNLGETIAVRYMVYLALTYDHQLVDGADAGRFLTDVKQRLESGQFEV; encoded by the coding sequence TTGGCCACCGAAGTCAACCTGCCGGCACTCGGCGAGTCCGTCACCGAAGGCACCGTCACCCGCTGGCTCAAGCAGGTGGGCGACTCGGTGGCCGTCGACGAGCCGCTGCTCGAGGTCTCCACGGACAAGGTCGACACCGAGATCCCCTCCCCCATCGCCGGCACGCTGCTGGAGATCCGGGCCAACGAGGACGACACCGTCGAGGTCGGTGCCGTGCTGGCGGTGATCGGGGACGCCGGTGAGTCTTCGGGTGACTCCGGCGGCGCCCAGGCCGAGGCCCAGCCCGACCCCGAGCCGGAGCCCGAGGCACAGCCCGAGCCGGAGCCCGCCCAGGAGCAGGCGCAGCAGGAGGCGCAGCAGCCCGCTGCCGAGCAGCCGGCCCCGGCGGCCGAGGCCAAGCCGTCCGGTGGCTCCGGGACGGCCGTGACCCTCCCGGCCCTCGGCGAGTCGGTCACCGAGGGCACCGTCACCCGCTGGCTGAAGTCGGTCGGCGACGAGGTCGCCGTGGACGAGCCGCTGCTCGAGGTCTCCACCGACAAGGTCGACACCGAGATCCCCTCGCCGGTCGCCGGCACCCTGCTCGAGATCAAGGTCGCCGAGGACGAGACCGTCGAGGTCGGGGCCGAGCTCGCCGTGATCGGGTCCGGACAGGCCGCGCCGGCCGAGTCGAAGCCCGAGCCGACCCCCGAGCCCGAGCCGGAGCCGACCCCCGAGCCCGAGCCCGAGCCCGAGGCGGCACCCGAGCCCGAGCCGGCACCCGCGCCCCAGGAGCAGGCCGCCCCGCCGGCTCCCGCGCCGGCCGCCGCCGCCCAGCCCACTGCGCAGCCCGCCGCCCAGCCCGTCGCGAGCGGTGACGGCCCGGGCTACGTGACGCCGCTGGTGCGCAAGATGGCCGCCCAGCACGGCGTGGACCTCGCGAGCGTCACCGGCACCGGCGTGGGGGGGAGGATCCGCAAGCAGGACGTGCTCGACGCCGCCAAGGCCCAGCAACAGGCCCAGCAACAGGCCCAGCAGCCCGCCCAGGCGGCTCCGGCCGCCCCGGCTGCCCCCTCGGCACCGGTCTCCTCGGGCGCGCCGTCGCCGCTGCGCGGCACCACGGTGAAGATGTCGCGGCTGCGCAAGATCATCGCCACGCGCATGGTCGACTCGCTGCAGACCTCCGCCCAGCTGACCCAGGTGGTCGAGGTCGACGTCACCAACATCGCGCGGCTGCGCGACGAGGCGAAGGCGGACTTCCTGTCCCGGGAGGGCGTCAAGCTGTCGTACCTGCCGTTCTTCGCGAAGGCCGCGATCGACGCGCTCAAGCACCACCCGGCGCTGAACGCGACCATCGACACCGAGGCGGGCGAGGTCACCTACTACGACCGCGAGAACCTCGCGATCGCGGTGGACACCGAGAAGGGTCTGATCACCCCGGTGATCAAGGACGCGGGCGACCTCTCCATCGCCGGCCTGGCGAAGAAGATCGCCGACGTCGCCCAGCGCACGCGCACCAACAAGATCGGCCCGGACGAGCTCTCGGGCGGGACGTTCACGATCACCAACCTGGGCAGCGTCGGGGCCCTGTGGGACACCCCGATCGTGAACAAGCCGCAGGTCGCGATCCTCGGGCCCGGCGCCGTCGTCAAGCGGCCCGTGGTCATCGACGACCCGAACCTCGGCGAGACGATCGCGGTGCGCTACATGGTCTACCTGGCACTCACCTACGACCACCAGCTGGTCGACGGCGCCGACGCAGGCCGTTTCCTCACCGACGTGAAGCAGCGCCTGGAGTCGGGCCAGTTCGAGGTCTGA
- the lpdA gene encoding dihydrolipoyl dehydrogenase, with product MADADFDVLILGAGSGGYACALRSAQLGLSVGLVEKSHLGGTCLHIGCIPTKALLHAAEVADQAREAETFGVRATLEGIDMAGVNAYKDGVVSRLFKGLTGLIKGRGITVIEGAGRLTGPRTVTVGETAYTGKHVVLASGSYARTLPGLEIDGERVITSDHALRLDRVPASVVVLGGGVIGCEFASVWRSFGADVTIVEALPRLVAVEDEASSKALERAFRKRGIVFRTGTPFQSVKHTDTGVAVTVEGGDVIEADLLLVAVGRGPVTEGLGYDEQGVTMDRGFVLTDERCRTNLDGVYAVGDIVPGPQLAHRGFQQGIFVAEDIAGLDPSPIDEAGIPRVTYSHPEVASVGLDEARAAETYGADGIETLTYDLGGNGKSQILKTQGFVKLIRRKDGPVVGVHMVGDRVGELIGEAQMIYNWEGYPEDVAPLVHAHPTQNEALGEAHLALAGKPLHAHS from the coding sequence GTGGCCGACGCCGACTTCGACGTACTCATCCTCGGTGCGGGCTCCGGCGGTTACGCCTGCGCCCTGCGCTCAGCACAGCTGGGCCTGTCCGTGGGCCTGGTGGAGAAGTCGCACCTGGGCGGCACCTGCCTGCACATCGGCTGCATCCCGACCAAGGCGCTGCTGCACGCCGCCGAGGTCGCGGACCAGGCCCGCGAGGCCGAGACGTTCGGAGTGCGCGCCACCCTGGAGGGCATCGACATGGCGGGGGTCAACGCCTACAAGGACGGTGTCGTCTCGCGGCTGTTCAAGGGCCTCACCGGCCTGATCAAGGGCCGCGGCATCACGGTGATCGAGGGCGCCGGCCGGCTCACCGGCCCGCGGACGGTCACCGTCGGCGAGACGGCGTACACCGGCAAGCACGTGGTGCTCGCGTCCGGCTCGTACGCCCGCACCCTGCCCGGGCTCGAGATCGACGGCGAGCGGGTGATCACCTCCGACCACGCCTTGCGGCTGGATCGGGTGCCCGCCTCGGTCGTGGTGCTCGGCGGCGGCGTCATCGGCTGCGAGTTCGCCAGCGTGTGGCGCAGCTTCGGTGCCGACGTGACCATCGTCGAGGCGCTGCCGCGGCTGGTGGCCGTCGAGGACGAGGCGTCCTCCAAGGCGCTGGAGCGGGCGTTCCGCAAGCGCGGCATCGTGTTCCGCACCGGCACCCCGTTCCAGAGCGTCAAGCACACCGACACCGGCGTCGCGGTGACCGTCGAGGGGGGCGACGTGATCGAGGCCGACCTGCTGCTTGTCGCAGTCGGTCGCGGGCCGGTCACCGAAGGCCTCGGCTACGACGAGCAGGGCGTGACCATGGACCGCGGGTTCGTGCTCACCGACGAGCGGTGCCGCACCAACCTGGACGGCGTGTACGCCGTCGGCGACATCGTCCCCGGCCCGCAGCTGGCGCACCGCGGCTTCCAGCAGGGCATCTTCGTCGCCGAGGACATCGCGGGCCTCGACCCGAGCCCGATCGACGAGGCCGGCATCCCCCGCGTGACGTACTCGCACCCGGAGGTCGCCTCCGTCGGGCTCGACGAGGCGCGTGCGGCGGAGACCTACGGCGCCGACGGCATCGAGACGCTCACCTACGACCTGGGCGGCAACGGCAAGAGCCAGATCCTCAAGACCCAGGGCTTCGTGAAGCTGATCCGTCGCAAGGACGGCCCCGTCGTGGGCGTGCACATGGTCGGCGACCGGGTCGGCGAGCTCATCGGCGAGGCCCAGATGATCTACAACTGGGAGGGGTACCCGGAGGACGTGGCACCCCTTGTCCACGCCCACCCGACGCAGAACGAGGCGCTCGGCGAGGCGCACCTGGCGCTGGCGGGCAAACCCCTGCACGCCCACTCCTGA